One Nitrospira sp. DNA segment encodes these proteins:
- a CDS encoding MFS transporter: MTTSRSFFYLCTLGVFCFISYNLVRMPVLSLFAESLGAGPERIGLIVSVSTMTGVLLKLPSGALSDIYGRKMLLRIGVVAFGLPPFIYPFISDLNALTALRFVHGLATAIFAPSALATVADLYKERRGAAMGTYTACTQSGSLLGPFLGGWLAHAAGFSTAFVTAGIFGCIAILIFFSLHLDEPPPRVREKGLAPVITEMGKGFLAVARNRKVLITSSTDAAKMIANGALMAFLPLYGLSVGLNAGEVGLMFSVQAVTSFLSKPVMGRISDRVGRQPLIVLGLVICAATFISIPHVGSFALLLVLSSGFGFGEAVVSSSSAALVADSSEFKRLGAGMGMQGTVMDIGHASGPLLAGLLIAHVSYQGAFAVIAGLQILAAVAFWATMRSLPR; this comes from the coding sequence ATGACGACTTCCCGCAGCTTTTTCTACCTCTGCACGCTCGGCGTGTTTTGTTTCATCAGCTATAACCTGGTTCGCATGCCGGTGCTGTCCCTCTTCGCGGAATCGCTTGGCGCCGGCCCGGAGCGGATCGGGTTGATCGTCTCCGTGTCGACGATGACCGGGGTGCTGCTGAAACTGCCGTCGGGCGCCCTGTCCGACATCTATGGGCGGAAGATGCTGCTGCGCATCGGGGTGGTGGCGTTCGGGTTGCCGCCGTTCATCTATCCATTCATTTCGGATCTCAATGCGTTGACGGCCTTACGATTCGTCCATGGCCTGGCGACGGCCATCTTCGCGCCGAGTGCCCTGGCGACGGTGGCGGACCTCTACAAAGAGCGGCGCGGGGCCGCGATGGGCACCTATACGGCCTGCACCCAGTCCGGCTCGCTTCTTGGCCCGTTTCTGGGTGGATGGTTGGCCCATGCAGCCGGGTTTTCCACGGCCTTTGTTACCGCCGGGATCTTCGGGTGCATTGCCATTCTGATCTTCTTCAGCCTGCATCTGGACGAGCCGCCTCCGCGCGTGCGCGAAAAGGGCCTGGCTCCGGTGATCACCGAGATGGGCAAAGGTTTTCTTGCGGTGGCCCGGAACCGGAAGGTGTTGATCACCAGTTCCACCGATGCGGCCAAGATGATTGCCAATGGTGCGCTGATGGCGTTCCTTCCGCTCTATGGCCTCTCGGTCGGATTGAACGCCGGTGAAGTGGGGTTGATGTTCAGCGTGCAGGCGGTGACGTCGTTTTTGTCCAAGCCGGTGATGGGGCGGATCTCAGATCGGGTCGGACGACAACCGCTGATCGTGCTCGGTCTGGTCATTTGCGCGGCGACGTTCATCAGCATTCCCCACGTCGGATCATTCGCCCTGTTGCTGGTATTGTCCTCCGGGTTCGGGTTCGGAGAGGCGGTGGTGTCGTCATCCTCTGCCGCGCTGGTGGCCGACAGTTCGGAGTTCAAACGGCTGGGTGCGGGGATGGGAATGCAAGGGACGGTGATGGACATCGGACATGCGAGCGGTCCGCTGCTCGCCGGGTTGCTCATTGCCCATGTCAGCTACCAGGGGGCGTTTGCCGTCATTGCCGGGCTCCAGATCCTTGCGGCTGTGGCGTTCTGGGCGACGATGAGATCTCTTCCACGGTAG
- a CDS encoding riboflavin synthase, whose translation MFSGIVEEMGAVSVLNKSLAGTRLTIMASTVMGDLTIGASVSVNGVCLTAVARTDHDFSVDVSPETLHVTTLGRLASGAPVNLERAMKLNERIGGHMVSGHVDGVGAIRSRHQDGNALILEIEAPKEILRLCVPKGSITVDGISLTINEVTDRSFLVAIIPHTATVTTLGLKQVGDHLNLESDLIGKYVERLLQERGVLPPKPSPVIDKDYLQRRGLL comes from the coding sequence ATGTTCAGTGGTATTGTGGAAGAGATGGGTGCGGTGTCGGTGCTGAACAAAAGCTTGGCCGGCACACGTCTGACCATCATGGCCTCGACCGTGATGGGCGACCTCACCATCGGCGCCAGTGTCAGTGTGAACGGCGTATGCCTCACGGCCGTTGCGCGGACCGATCACGACTTTTCCGTCGACGTGTCACCGGAAACACTTCACGTCACGACGCTGGGTCGTCTCGCCTCCGGGGCACCGGTGAATCTCGAGCGGGCCATGAAACTGAACGAACGCATCGGCGGCCACATGGTCTCCGGGCATGTCGACGGGGTCGGGGCGATTCGGAGCCGGCATCAGGACGGCAATGCACTGATTCTGGAGATCGAGGCACCGAAGGAAATTTTACGACTCTGCGTTCCCAAGGGATCGATCACGGTGGATGGCATCAGCCTGACGATCAACGAGGTGACTGACCGCTCGTTTCTGGTGGCCATTATTCCCCACACCGCAACAGTCACCACCCTTGGACTGAAACAGGTGGGCGATCACCTCAATTTGGAATCGGACCTGATCGGCAAATACGTCGAACGGCTCCTGCAGGAGCGCGGCGTGCTTCCTCCCAAACCATCCCCTGTCATCGATAAGGATTACCTGCAACGCCGGGGATTGCTGTAG
- a CDS encoding IPT/TIG domain-containing protein, which translates to MHRHCSRRSILCWTIAGILLLGSGTSLSVAEEGGKGSTTFALHTKPAARGKNQKAASAPSKGSTPRYASAETAAHAPACFGEAPKIQSVKPDEGKPGGTVTLYGKGFGPAACLRSVSFGPGYPAAFTFVNDTQITATVPKHRRKGMAMLTITTASGEDSKAFLVK; encoded by the coding sequence ATGCACAGACACTGTTCTCGTCGATCCATTCTCTGTTGGACGATTGCGGGGATCTTGCTGCTGGGGAGTGGAACATCCCTGAGTGTGGCCGAGGAAGGCGGGAAGGGGTCAACCACCTTCGCGCTTCATACCAAGCCGGCAGCCAGAGGGAAAAATCAGAAGGCAGCCTCTGCCCCGTCCAAGGGATCAACACCCCGATATGCATCGGCGGAGACAGCGGCACACGCTCCGGCCTGTTTCGGCGAAGCGCCAAAAATCCAGTCGGTAAAGCCGGACGAGGGCAAGCCCGGTGGCACAGTGACCCTCTACGGAAAAGGTTTTGGCCCTGCCGCCTGCCTTCGCTCTGTGTCCTTCGGTCCTGGCTATCCCGCGGCATTCACCTTCGTCAACGATACTCAAATCACCGCAACTGTCCCCAAACACAGACGGAAAGGAATGGCGATGCTGACCATCACCACCGCGTCGGGGGAGGATTCAAAAGCGTTTCTGGTGAAATAG